The following proteins are encoded in a genomic region of Shinella zoogloeoides:
- a CDS encoding DUF167 domain-containing protein, which translates to MTAALSRHSDHVRLTVRLTPNGGGDAMDGWETGADGEGHLKARVSDPPDKGKANKALIVLVAKAAGVAKSAVSLVSGDTQRKKILRIEGDPEDIVSRLESAVPR; encoded by the coding sequence GTGACGGCGGCGCTGAGCCGCCACAGCGACCATGTGCGCCTGACCGTCCGGCTGACGCCGAACGGCGGGGGCGATGCCATGGACGGATGGGAAACCGGCGCCGATGGCGAGGGCCACCTGAAGGCCCGCGTCAGCGATCCGCCGGACAAGGGCAAGGCCAACAAGGCGCTGATCGTGCTCGTCGCCAAGGCGGCAGGCGTCGCCAAGTCCGCCGTCAGCCTCGTTTCCGGCGACACCCAGAGAAAGAAAATCCTCCGGATCGAGGGCGACCCGGAGGATATCGTTTCGAGGCTTGAAAGCGCAGTGCCGCGCTAA
- the ppa gene encoding inorganic diphosphatase: MRIDAISVGKNPPDDVNVIVEVPVGGHPIKYEMDKEAGALVVDRFLYTPMTYPGNYGFVPHTLSEDGDPIDVLIANTRPLVPGCVINVRPIGVMVMEDDGGKDEKIIAVPVPKLTRRYDKVENYTDLPEITLKQIEHFFEHYKDLEPGKWVKIAGWQDVTVAKKMILEAVERYNKSK, encoded by the coding sequence ATGCGTATCGATGCGATTTCCGTTGGCAAGAACCCGCCGGACGACGTGAACGTCATTGTCGAGGTGCCGGTCGGCGGCCATCCGATCAAGTACGAAATGGACAAGGAAGCCGGCGCGCTCGTCGTCGACCGTTTCCTCTACACGCCGATGACCTATCCGGGCAATTACGGCTTCGTGCCGCACACGCTCTCGGAAGACGGCGACCCGATCGACGTGCTGATCGCCAATACCCGTCCGCTCGTTCCGGGCTGTGTCATCAATGTGCGCCCGATCGGCGTCATGGTCATGGAAGACGATGGCGGCAAGGACGAGAAGATCATCGCCGTGCCGGTGCCGAAGCTGACGCGCCGCTACGACAAGGTCGAGAACTACACCGACCTGCCGGAGATCACCCTCAAGCAGATCGAGCACTTCTTCGAGCACTACAAGGACCTGGAGCCTGGCAAGTGGGTGAAGATCGCCGGCTGGCAGGACGTCACCGTCGCCAAGAAGATGATCCTCGAAGCCGTCGAGCGCTACAACAAGTCCAAGTAA
- a CDS encoding YggT family protein, with product MIAVINTLLFIINIAWFLVIASAIFSWLYAFNVINANNQVIATIGRSLYQLTEPIYRPIRRVLPNFGGVDLSPLVVLVILFFLEQIVRTVLAPAIL from the coding sequence ATGATAGCGGTCATCAACACCCTATTGTTCATCATCAATATCGCGTGGTTCCTGGTGATCGCCTCGGCGATCTTCTCCTGGCTCTACGCCTTCAACGTCATCAACGCGAACAATCAGGTGATCGCCACCATCGGCCGCTCGCTCTATCAGCTGACCGAGCCGATCTACCGGCCGATCCGCCGCGTCCTGCCCAATTTCGGCGGCGTCGACCTGTCGCCGCTCGTCGTGCTCGTCATCCTGTTCTTCCTGGAACAGATCGTCCGCACGGTGCTGGCCCCCGCGATCCTGTGA